One genomic region from Solwaraspora sp. WMMD792 encodes:
- a CDS encoding AraC family transcriptional regulator: MIDELARVVARHCPARAVETAVPRLRLVRFDDEQAGPTDLLYEPMICFVAQGAKRSTAGERSWLVGRGTMFLSSVELPVTAVFEQVPYRSAVLRLDGRMLADLLLELDEPPSPPAGSAEPAALTTAAMTPGIVEAVTRWVRLLDDPADIRPLAARMEGEILYRLLGSPLGPALRQLTVAESRLSQVRAAAGLIRARYAEPLTVEQIAAAAHLSVATLHRHFKAVTGMSPMRFQKALRLQQARRLLVTGADSAAGVARTVGYVSATQFNREYRRAYGVPPGRDAARLRAGDLASAASGPSPAGG, translated from the coding sequence ATGATCGACGAGCTGGCGCGGGTCGTCGCCCGGCACTGCCCGGCGCGGGCGGTCGAGACCGCGGTGCCGCGGCTGCGGCTGGTCCGCTTCGACGACGAGCAGGCCGGGCCGACCGATCTGCTGTACGAGCCGATGATCTGCTTCGTGGCTCAAGGCGCCAAACGCAGTACCGCTGGTGAGCGCAGCTGGCTGGTCGGCCGTGGGACGATGTTCCTCAGCTCGGTGGAGCTGCCGGTGACCGCCGTGTTCGAGCAGGTGCCGTACCGGTCGGCGGTGCTGCGTCTGGACGGACGGATGCTCGCCGACCTGCTGCTGGAGCTGGATGAGCCACCGTCGCCGCCGGCCGGGTCGGCGGAGCCGGCCGCGTTGACCACCGCGGCGATGACCCCGGGGATCGTCGAGGCGGTCACCCGGTGGGTGCGGCTGCTCGACGACCCGGCCGACATCCGGCCGCTCGCCGCCCGGATGGAGGGCGAGATCCTGTACCGGCTGTTGGGCAGCCCGCTCGGGCCGGCGCTGCGTCAGCTCACCGTCGCCGAGTCCCGGTTGTCGCAGGTCCGGGCGGCGGCCGGGCTGATCCGGGCCCGGTACGCCGAGCCGTTGACGGTCGAGCAGATCGCGGCGGCGGCCCACCTGAGCGTGGCGACCCTGCACCGGCACTTCAAGGCGGTGACCGGGATGAGCCCGATGCGGTTCCAGAAGGCCCTGCGGCTGCAGCAGGCCCGGCGACTGCTGGTCACCGGCGCCGACTCGGCCGCTGGAGTGGCCAGGACGGTCGGGTACGTCAGCGCGACGCAGTTCAACCGCGAGTACCGGCGGGCGTACGGCGTACCGCCAGGTCGCGACGCGGCCCGGCTGCGTGCCGGCGACCTGGCGTCGGCAGCGTCGGGGCCGTCGCCGGCAGGCGGCTGA
- a CDS encoding aldo/keto reductase, with protein MTQTANGRQLPRRNLGSQGLEVGAIGLGTMGMTMAYGPADPASGIATIGRAYELGVTMFDTAELYGMGTGSNEQLLGKAVRGFRDEVVLATKFGLDLTDPSRFGTAFDSRPEHIREVTDNSLRHLGTDHIDLLYQHRVDPNVPIEDVAGTVGELIAEGKVRYFGLSEAGPDIIRRAHAVHPVSVLQTEYSVFERTVEPQVLPTVRELGIGFVAYSPLGRGFLTGAVRPAAEYPDGDMRTWDERWQPGNYEQNLAAVRELTAMAAAKGVAVTQLALAWLLAQGEDIVPIPGTRNPQRLAENVAAATVQLSAAEVDRIRQILPHGAAGSRYPAARMPVW; from the coding sequence ATGACACAGACAGCGAACGGCCGGCAGCTGCCCCGGCGCAACCTGGGATCGCAGGGGCTCGAAGTCGGCGCGATCGGCCTCGGCACGATGGGCATGACCATGGCGTACGGTCCGGCCGACCCGGCCAGCGGCATCGCCACCATCGGTCGGGCGTACGAACTCGGCGTCACCATGTTCGACACCGCCGAGCTGTACGGAATGGGCACCGGCAGCAACGAGCAACTGCTCGGCAAGGCGGTACGCGGCTTCCGTGACGAGGTGGTGCTCGCCACCAAGTTCGGCCTCGACCTGACCGACCCGAGCCGGTTCGGCACCGCGTTCGACAGCCGGCCGGAACACATCCGCGAGGTCACCGACAACAGTCTGCGCCACCTCGGCACCGACCACATCGACCTGCTCTACCAACACCGGGTCGACCCGAACGTGCCGATCGAGGACGTCGCCGGCACTGTCGGGGAGCTGATCGCCGAAGGCAAGGTGCGCTACTTCGGGCTGAGTGAGGCCGGCCCGGACATCATCCGGCGTGCGCACGCCGTCCACCCGGTGTCGGTGCTGCAGACCGAGTACTCGGTGTTCGAGCGGACGGTGGAGCCGCAGGTGCTGCCGACGGTCCGCGAGCTGGGCATCGGGTTCGTGGCGTACTCGCCGCTCGGCCGCGGCTTCCTGACCGGCGCGGTCCGGCCCGCCGCCGAATACCCGGACGGTGACATGCGGACCTGGGACGAACGCTGGCAGCCGGGCAACTACGAACAGAACCTGGCGGCGGTGCGTGAGCTGACCGCGATGGCCGCCGCCAAGGGCGTCGCGGTCACCCAGCTCGCCCTGGCCTGGCTGCTCGCCCAGGGCGAGGACATCGTGCCGATCCCGGGTACCCGCAACCCGCAACGGCTCGCCGAGAACGTGGCGGCGGCCACCGTACAGCTCAGCGCGGCCGAGGTCGACCGGATCCGCCAGATCCTGCCGCACGGCGCGGCCGGCTCCCGATACCCGGCCGCCCGGATGCCGGTCTGGTGA
- a CDS encoding DUF456 domain-containing protein, producing MDLDDTQTLVTLLSGLAILVGLIGVIVPILPGLLLCWAGVLGWAVFSDAGGGRWLIVAVATLIAVGGTVIKYLWPGRDLKRAGVPNRSLLVGGALGLVGFFVVPVLGLVIGFVLGVWLAERQRLGDFAAAWPATKRAVLAVGLAMLIELGAALAIAGLWLLGLLVA from the coding sequence GTGGATCTCGACGACACACAGACGCTGGTCACCCTGCTCAGCGGCCTGGCCATCCTGGTCGGGCTGATCGGCGTGATCGTGCCGATCCTGCCCGGTCTGCTGCTCTGCTGGGCCGGGGTGCTCGGCTGGGCGGTCTTCAGCGACGCCGGTGGCGGCCGGTGGCTGATCGTCGCCGTGGCGACCCTGATCGCCGTCGGCGGCACGGTGATCAAATATCTGTGGCCGGGACGGGACCTGAAACGGGCCGGCGTACCCAACCGGTCGCTGCTGGTCGGCGGCGCGCTGGGCCTGGTCGGCTTCTTCGTCGTCCCGGTGCTCGGCCTGGTGATCGGCTTCGTGCTCGGCGTCTGGCTGGCCGAGCGGCAGCGGCTCGGCGACTTCGCCGCCGCCTGGCCGGCCACGAAGCGGGCGGTGCTGGCGGTCGGGCTGGCGATGCTGATCGAGCTGGGTGCCGCGCTCGCGATTGCCGGACTGTGGCTGCTCGGCCTGCTCGTGGCCTGA
- a CDS encoding alpha-glucuronidase, giving the protein MAVAAPADHVHPAWLPAQAWRAIGSRHTLVSGTEKSVATVYAEVRAACDRFGGSVTRLSVDGEADLMLALTGAAGPGATAGAVDDLGEEGYTLGRTGGLTTVTADAPAGLLYGLFHVVRLGESAFGDDMATRTHRPAIRRRMLDHWDNVDVHPVMGQVERGYSGGSIFWRDGAITDDLDRVRAYARLLAASGVNAVTINNVNVGRTEARLLTDRLDDVATFADIFRPYGIRLHLSVTFAAPMVLGGLATADPLDEAVRDWWAATTAQVYARVPDFGGYVVKADSEGQPGPFAYGRSHADGANLLADALAPYGGVVHWRAFVYNHRQDWRDRTTDRARAAYDHFAPLDGQFRDNAIVQVKYGPVDFQPREPVSPVIGAMPATRLAVELQVTQEYTGHQLHVCYLPPLWSEVLGFRFDGDSLEADGDVSGDLGSSVAAIAGRGGTLAAVSNVGDDPFWCGHPLAQANLYAFGRLGWDPTADPTALLDEWIDLTFPAGDAAGTVADPGRLRQALHAMMDGSWRTYERYTAPLGVGFMVNPGNHYGPSVDGYEYSRWGTYHFADRDGVGVDRTRATGTGYTGQYPKPWSEVYESLTDCPDELLLFFHHVPYDHLLHSGSTVIQHIYDTHFAGVDEAIAMRERWLDIADAGLDPALYARVADRLDEQVRSAREWRDQINTYFFRRSGIPDAHGRRIH; this is encoded by the coding sequence GTGGCCGTTGCTGCACCGGCAGACCATGTTCATCCGGCCTGGCTGCCCGCCCAGGCGTGGCGCGCCATCGGGTCGCGGCACACTCTGGTCTCCGGCACCGAAAAGTCCGTCGCCACCGTGTACGCCGAGGTGCGGGCGGCCTGCGACCGGTTCGGCGGATCGGTGACCCGGCTGTCGGTCGACGGCGAGGCGGACCTGATGCTGGCATTGACCGGTGCCGCCGGTCCCGGTGCGACAGCCGGTGCGGTCGACGACCTCGGCGAGGAGGGCTACACCCTCGGCCGGACCGGCGGTCTCACCACGGTCACCGCCGACGCCCCCGCGGGGCTGCTGTACGGGCTGTTCCACGTGGTCCGGCTCGGCGAGTCGGCGTTCGGCGACGACATGGCGACGCGGACGCACCGGCCGGCGATCCGGCGGCGGATGCTCGACCACTGGGACAACGTCGACGTGCACCCGGTGATGGGGCAGGTGGAGCGGGGCTACTCCGGCGGGTCGATCTTCTGGCGGGACGGCGCGATCACCGACGACCTCGACCGGGTCCGGGCGTACGCCCGGTTGCTCGCCGCCAGCGGCGTCAACGCGGTCACCATCAACAACGTCAACGTGGGGCGTACCGAGGCGCGGCTGCTCACCGACCGGCTCGACGACGTCGCCACGTTCGCCGACATCTTCCGCCCGTACGGCATCCGGTTGCACCTGTCGGTGACCTTCGCCGCGCCGATGGTGCTCGGCGGCCTGGCCACGGCCGACCCGCTCGACGAGGCGGTACGCGACTGGTGGGCGGCCACCACCGCCCAGGTCTACGCCAGGGTGCCCGACTTCGGCGGGTACGTGGTGAAGGCCGACTCAGAGGGCCAGCCCGGCCCGTTCGCGTACGGGCGCAGCCACGCCGACGGCGCCAACCTGCTCGCCGACGCCCTCGCCCCGTACGGCGGGGTGGTGCACTGGCGGGCGTTCGTCTACAACCACCGGCAGGACTGGCGGGACCGCACCACTGACCGGGCGCGGGCCGCGTACGACCATTTCGCCCCGCTCGACGGCCAGTTCCGTGACAACGCGATCGTGCAGGTCAAGTACGGGCCGGTCGACTTCCAACCCCGCGAGCCGGTGTCGCCGGTGATCGGCGCGATGCCAGCCACCCGGCTGGCCGTGGAGCTGCAGGTCACCCAGGAGTACACCGGGCACCAGCTGCACGTCTGCTATCTACCTCCGCTGTGGAGTGAGGTCCTCGGCTTCCGGTTCGACGGCGACAGCCTGGAAGCCGACGGTGACGTCAGCGGTGACCTGGGCTCGTCGGTCGCCGCAATCGCCGGGCGTGGCGGCACCCTGGCCGCCGTGTCGAACGTCGGCGACGACCCGTTCTGGTGCGGGCATCCGCTGGCCCAGGCCAACCTGTACGCGTTCGGCAGGCTCGGCTGGGATCCGACCGCCGACCCGACCGCGCTGCTCGACGAGTGGATCGACCTGACCTTCCCCGCCGGCGACGCGGCCGGCACCGTCGCCGATCCGGGGCGGTTGCGGCAGGCGCTGCACGCGATGATGGACGGCTCGTGGCGTACCTACGAGCGGTACACCGCGCCGCTGGGTGTCGGCTTCATGGTCAACCCCGGCAACCACTACGGTCCGTCCGTTGACGGGTACGAGTACTCCCGATGGGGCACCTACCACTTCGCCGACCGCGACGGCGTCGGCGTGGACCGGACCCGGGCCACCGGCACCGGCTACACCGGCCAGTACCCGAAGCCCTGGTCGGAGGTGTACGAGTCGTTGACCGACTGCCCCGACGAGCTGCTGCTGTTCTTCCACCACGTGCCGTACGACCACCTGCTGCACAGCGGCTCGACGGTCATCCAGCACATCTACGACACCCACTTCGCCGGGGTCGACGAGGCGATCGCCATGCGGGAGCGGTGGCTGGACATCGCCGACGCCGGTCTCGACCCGGCCCTGTACGCCAGGGTCGCCGACCGCCTCGACGAGCAGGTCCGCTCGGCGCGGGAGTGGCGCGACCAGATCAACACCTACTTCTTCCGCAGATCCGGTATCCCCGACGCGCACGGCCGCCGGATCCACTGA
- a CDS encoding TIGR03086 family metal-binding protein translates to MATDFVTRYEQASRYFCDLVAQIGADQWSAPTPCSEWDVRALVDHVVRGNLAVVPVLDGIDLAELGRLDIARPDFDVLGHDPLTAVRRSVDVAVEAFARPGVLDTVVHHPAGDMRGRRLAGLCFNDNLVHGWDLAQAIGVDAALDPVLVEAAHAYLAPVAGSLPRRYFATAPEVGPTTDRQIQLLALLGRDPRAWKRSA, encoded by the coding sequence GTGGCCACCGACTTCGTCACTCGCTACGAACAGGCCAGCCGGTACTTCTGCGACCTCGTCGCGCAGATCGGTGCCGACCAGTGGAGCGCCCCGACGCCGTGCTCCGAGTGGGACGTACGGGCGCTGGTCGACCACGTGGTCCGCGGCAACCTCGCGGTGGTCCCGGTGCTTGACGGCATCGACCTTGCCGAACTCGGCAGGCTCGACATCGCCCGGCCAGACTTCGACGTACTGGGCCATGATCCGCTCACGGCGGTCCGCCGCTCGGTCGACGTCGCGGTCGAGGCGTTCGCCCGCCCCGGGGTGCTCGACACCGTCGTCCATCATCCGGCCGGCGACATGCGGGGCCGGCGGCTGGCCGGGCTGTGTTTCAACGACAACCTGGTGCACGGCTGGGATCTGGCCCAGGCGATCGGCGTCGACGCGGCCCTCGACCCGGTGCTGGTCGAAGCCGCCCACGCGTATCTCGCACCGGTAGCGGGCTCCCTGCCGAGGCGGTACTTCGCGACGGCACCGGAGGTGGGTCCCACCACGGACCGCCAGATCCAACTGCTCGCCCTGCTGGGCCGTGACCCGCGAGCCTGGAAACGGTCGGCATAG
- a CDS encoding TetR/AcrR family transcriptional regulator, producing MARDTRERLLRTARDLVHGTSLAEVSIEDICAGAGVHRGSLYHFFPSKEALGLAVLDLNWTMMQAVLDEAFQAEVEPLARIDRFIDGFARMLGLMREKMGATPGCPLGDLTTELSAQPGPGRDRSQNVLRAWTRYFVDAIREARARGQLTRTTDPEAAALRVLAYLQGMALLAKVYDDPALVATTRTAVRSLIDQTD from the coding sequence ATGGCGAGAGACACCCGGGAGCGCCTGCTGCGCACGGCACGCGACCTCGTGCACGGCACCTCGCTGGCCGAGGTGAGCATTGAGGACATCTGCGCGGGAGCCGGCGTCCACCGGGGCAGCCTCTACCACTTCTTCCCGTCGAAGGAGGCGCTCGGCCTGGCGGTGCTCGACCTCAACTGGACGATGATGCAGGCCGTACTGGACGAGGCGTTCCAGGCCGAGGTCGAGCCACTCGCCCGCATCGACCGTTTCATCGACGGCTTCGCCCGAATGCTCGGGCTGATGCGCGAGAAGATGGGTGCGACGCCCGGCTGCCCGTTGGGTGATCTGACCACGGAGTTGTCCGCCCAGCCGGGGCCGGGCCGCGACCGTTCGCAGAACGTCCTACGGGCCTGGACCCGCTACTTCGTCGACGCCATCCGGGAGGCTCGGGCACGCGGTCAGTTGACCCGGACCACCGACCCGGAGGCGGCGGCCCTGCGCGTCCTGGCCTACCTGCAGGGCATGGCGCTGCTGGCGAAGGTCTACGACGATCCGGCCCTCGTGGCTACCACCCGTACCGCCGTCCGGTCACTCATCGACCAGACCGACTGA
- a CDS encoding redoxin domain-containing protein, whose protein sequence is MDRPATTTGSRPTATPQSAYRFERFTTALLIDDMFFRADAPGAGDPVPAFDLPTLDGGRFRSDDLGPLPVLMIFGSRTCPVTESAAPILRALHAEFAGQVRFVLVNTREAHPGDVFTQPRTTPEKWAHAQELRTHHGFTFEVAVDDIDGDLHRAMTPKPNSAYLLSPTGVIVYRAHWANDERGLRSALTRALAGQPPVRGASRAMVRPLLRAVGHLPGVVAFAGRGVERDVWRAAAPLAVLGRLSRLFRGLPADHRGPAAAGLLLIIVAVVGGLLLR, encoded by the coding sequence ATGGACAGGCCAGCGACCACGACCGGCAGCCGACCCACAGCCACGCCACAGTCCGCGTACCGGTTCGAGCGCTTCACCACCGCGTTGCTCATCGACGACATGTTCTTCCGTGCCGACGCGCCCGGCGCCGGCGACCCGGTGCCGGCCTTCGATCTGCCCACCCTGGATGGTGGGCGGTTTCGCAGTGACGACCTGGGGCCACTGCCGGTGCTGATGATCTTCGGGTCACGCACCTGCCCGGTCACCGAGAGCGCCGCCCCGATCCTGCGCGCCCTGCACGCCGAATTCGCCGGACAGGTACGGTTCGTGCTGGTCAACACCCGCGAAGCACATCCCGGCGACGTGTTCACCCAGCCACGGACCACGCCGGAGAAGTGGGCACACGCTCAGGAACTGCGTACCCACCACGGGTTCACCTTCGAGGTCGCGGTCGACGACATCGACGGCGACCTGCACCGGGCCATGACCCCGAAACCCAACTCGGCCTATCTGCTGAGCCCTACCGGCGTCATCGTCTACCGGGCACACTGGGCCAACGACGAGCGCGGGTTGCGGTCCGCACTGACCCGGGCACTCGCCGGCCAACCGCCCGTACGGGGTGCCAGCAGGGCGATGGTGCGACCGTTGCTGCGGGCGGTCGGCCACCTGCCTGGCGTGGTGGCCTTCGCCGGACGCGGCGTCGAACGCGACGTCTGGCGCGCGGCGGCACCGCTGGCGGTGCTCGGTCGACTGTCGCGGCTGTTCCGTGGCCTCCCCGCCGACCACCGCGGCCCAGCTGCAGCGGGGCTGCTGCTGATCATCGTCGCAGTCGTCGGAGGTCTGCTGCTGCGGTGA
- a CDS encoding alpha/beta fold hydrolase has protein sequence MSPIYQSEDARRAVEQRYRAFLRRWPVPATESTVPTRHGDTFVIVSGPRDAPPVVALHGGSFNSAAWTGDVATWAQTHRVYAVDVIGEPGLSAPSRPPLTSGSYADWLDDVLAAFDIGQAAFVGASLGGWLALDYAQRRPGRITRLALLVPGGIGRQRYGAIIGSLFLLPFGEWGRRAAVRLVLGPSPATSDVTATSDVTQTSDVTQTSESAELADFLLLIQRSCRSRRNRLPIFSDDGLRRLAVPVLVVAGAKDRLLDSRQTARRVRRLLPHAAVVLLPGTGHIPIGYTGFVQRFLTGEDARVPDHPAGA, from the coding sequence ATGAGCCCGATCTACCAGTCCGAGGACGCGCGCCGCGCGGTCGAGCAGCGGTACCGGGCGTTTCTGCGGCGCTGGCCGGTGCCGGCGACGGAGTCGACGGTCCCCACCCGGCACGGCGATACGTTCGTCATCGTGAGCGGTCCCCGGGACGCCCCGCCGGTCGTCGCGCTGCACGGCGGCAGCTTCAACTCGGCGGCGTGGACCGGTGACGTCGCGACCTGGGCGCAGACCCACCGGGTGTACGCCGTCGACGTCATCGGCGAACCCGGACTCAGCGCACCGTCGCGACCCCCGCTCACCTCCGGTAGCTACGCCGATTGGCTCGACGACGTGCTGGCCGCGTTCGACATCGGCCAGGCGGCGTTCGTCGGCGCCTCGTTGGGCGGGTGGCTGGCGCTCGACTACGCGCAGCGTCGACCGGGGCGGATCACCCGGCTCGCGTTGCTCGTGCCGGGCGGCATCGGTCGGCAGAGGTACGGCGCGATCATCGGGTCGCTCTTCCTCCTGCCGTTCGGCGAGTGGGGCCGGCGCGCGGCCGTCCGACTCGTGCTCGGCCCGTCCCCGGCGACGTCCGATGTCACGGCGACGTCCGATGTCACGCAGACGTCCGATGTCACGCAGACGTCCGAGTCGGCGGAGCTGGCCGACTTCCTGCTGCTCATCCAGCGGAGCTGCCGGTCGCGACGCAACCGGCTACCGATCTTCAGCGATGATGGACTGCGCCGTCTCGCCGTCCCGGTGCTGGTCGTCGCCGGAGCGAAGGACCGGCTGCTGGACTCCCGGCAGACCGCCCGCCGGGTGCGCCGACTGCTGCCGCATGCTGCCGTCGTCCTGCTGCCCGGCACCGGGCACATCCCCATCGGGTACACCGGATTCGTCCAGCGGTTCCTGACCGGCGAGGATGCCCGCGTCCCGGACCATCCAGCCGGAGCGTGA
- a CDS encoding nitroreductase/quinone reductase family protein codes for MGYRGPLPQRLVGRVNACAVALRSSPRWGRLVRRHLTVVTYTGRRSGRTFSTPVGYRRTGGTVTIAVKMPDAKKWWHNFTGAGGPISLHLDGVDRSGHAVAHRDDRGRVTVTVELGS; via the coding sequence GTGGGCTATCGAGGGCCGTTGCCGCAGCGACTCGTCGGCCGAGTAAACGCCTGTGCCGTGGCGCTGCGTTCGTCGCCGCGATGGGGGCGGCTGGTCCGCCGGCACCTCACGGTGGTCACCTACACCGGACGCCGATCCGGGCGCACCTTCAGCACCCCGGTCGGCTACCGCCGTACCGGCGGCACCGTCACGATCGCCGTCAAGATGCCGGACGCCAAGAAGTGGTGGCACAACTTCACCGGTGCCGGCGGGCCGATCTCGCTGCACCTGGACGGGGTCGACCGGTCCGGTCACGCCGTCGCCCACCGCGACGACCGTGGCCGGGTCACGGTGACCGTCGAACTGGGCTCCTGA
- a CDS encoding sigma-70 family RNA polymerase sigma factor, with product MPKPPAPGAVRPDLEQVFRASYPRVVAVAAKVLGCQNEAEDVAQEVFLAFGRSSVPAGAAAGWLSVAAAHTALNHIRAGRRRADREEAAGVDGLVAPDVADTVVASEDRRRVRAALARLPRRQAVALVLRHSGLSYAEVAAALGLSPGSVGTTIRRAETALREELES from the coding sequence GTGCCGAAACCTCCGGCACCGGGTGCGGTCCGACCCGACCTCGAACAGGTCTTCCGCGCCAGTTACCCACGGGTCGTCGCGGTGGCCGCCAAGGTTCTCGGCTGCCAGAACGAAGCTGAGGACGTCGCACAGGAGGTGTTCCTGGCCTTCGGCCGGTCCTCGGTGCCGGCCGGGGCAGCGGCCGGGTGGTTGTCCGTCGCGGCCGCGCACACCGCGCTGAACCACATCCGTGCCGGCCGGCGGCGCGCTGACCGCGAGGAGGCCGCCGGGGTCGACGGCCTGGTGGCCCCGGACGTCGCTGACACGGTGGTGGCCTCCGAGGACCGCCGCCGGGTACGGGCCGCGCTGGCGCGGTTACCCCGCAGGCAGGCCGTCGCCCTCGTGCTCCGGCACAGCGGACTCAGCTACGCCGAGGTCGCCGCAGCTCTCGGTCTTTCCCCTGGCAGCGTCGGCACCACGATACGTCGTGCCGAGACCGCCCTACGTGAGGAGTTGGAATCCTGA
- a CDS encoding ABC transporter ATP-binding protein, with translation MTDTPSLDAARQLLAELPPAPAVWCSGLGKRYRRRTVVTGVSFTVDRGEVVGLLGPNGAGKTTVIKMLLGLVRPDAGEVMLLGRPAQDHRSRARVGYLPELFRYQPWLTAAEVLDLHVRLAGEKVPASERRACLAMVGLADRADDRVGGFSKGMQQRLGLAVALVARPELIVLDEPTSALDPVGRADVRDLLLALRTRGVAVLLNSHLIGEVERVCDRVVILDKGQVAAAGTLAELLGQRELRLRLTEVGPQAQARLAEAGRLTRSGDEFTVTLSATPAEVDDGTVPDLVADLVGLGVRVHAVEQTRISLEERLLAILRTESGEKDQH, from the coding sequence GTGACTGATACGCCATCGCTGGACGCCGCCCGGCAACTGCTCGCCGAACTGCCACCGGCGCCAGCGGTGTGGTGCTCCGGCCTAGGCAAGCGGTACCGACGGCGAACCGTCGTAACCGGGGTGTCCTTCACCGTCGACCGCGGCGAAGTTGTCGGTCTGTTAGGTCCAAACGGTGCCGGCAAGACCACCGTCATCAAGATGCTGCTGGGCCTGGTCCGGCCCGACGCCGGTGAGGTGATGCTGCTGGGACGGCCGGCGCAGGACCATCGATCCCGGGCACGCGTCGGCTACCTGCCGGAACTCTTCCGCTATCAGCCGTGGCTCACCGCCGCCGAGGTGCTGGACCTGCACGTACGCCTCGCCGGCGAGAAGGTGCCGGCCAGCGAGCGGCGGGCTTGCCTGGCCATGGTCGGTCTCGCCGATCGAGCCGACGACCGGGTCGGCGGCTTCTCGAAGGGCATGCAGCAGCGACTCGGGCTGGCGGTCGCTCTGGTGGCCCGCCCGGAACTGATCGTGCTGGACGAGCCGACGAGTGCCCTCGATCCGGTCGGTAGGGCCGACGTACGGGACCTGTTGCTGGCGCTCCGGACCCGTGGGGTCGCCGTCCTGCTCAACTCGCATCTCATCGGCGAGGTGGAGCGGGTCTGCGACCGGGTCGTCATCCTCGACAAGGGTCAGGTCGCCGCCGCCGGCACTCTCGCCGAGCTGCTCGGCCAGCGGGAGCTGCGGCTGCGGCTGACCGAGGTCGGCCCGCAGGCGCAGGCCCGGCTGGCGGAGGCCGGCCGGCTGACCCGCAGCGGCGACGAGTTCACCGTGACGCTGTCCGCCACGCCAGCCGAGGTCGACGACGGTACGGTGCCCGACCTGGTCGCCGACCTGGTCGGTCTCGGGGTGCGGGTGCACGCTGTGGAGCAGACACGGATCAGCTTGGAGGAACGGTTGCTGGCCATCCTCCGTACCGAATCGGGCGAGAAGGACCAACATTGA
- a CDS encoding ABC transporter permease produces MTLRTVFVVAALTLREAARRRVLRSLAVLTAVLLGLSAWGFTRIDATFGGLTSGESRLAAAMVLNLVMFGLSLIAALGTAFLAGPTLAGETESGMALAVLARPVRRSAVLVGKWLGLVAFGSGFVAAAGSAQLFIVWVTVGYWPPRPLAGLALLAAQAIVLLTLGLLLSTAVSPMASGIVAVGLFGAGWVAGVIGGVGEAFDNEGVARVGAVSQMLLPTDGLWRGAMNAFQDSTLLTQFGPAFEGHPFLSAAAPTTTYLAWVGLWIALVLGLAVVVFQRRDQ; encoded by the coding sequence TTGACGCTCCGGACCGTATTCGTCGTCGCCGCGCTCACCCTCCGAGAGGCCGCCCGGCGGCGGGTGCTGCGCTCGCTGGCCGTGCTGACGGCGGTGCTCCTCGGGCTGAGTGCCTGGGGTTTCACCCGGATCGACGCCACATTCGGCGGACTGACCAGCGGTGAGTCCCGGTTGGCCGCAGCCATGGTGCTCAACCTGGTGATGTTCGGCCTGAGCCTGATCGCCGCGCTCGGTACGGCGTTCCTCGCCGGCCCTACCCTCGCCGGCGAGACCGAATCCGGGATGGCGCTGGCCGTCCTGGCCCGGCCGGTACGCCGCTCGGCGGTACTGGTCGGCAAGTGGCTCGGGTTGGTGGCATTCGGCAGTGGTTTCGTGGCGGCCGCCGGATCCGCTCAGCTGTTCATCGTCTGGGTCACGGTGGGCTACTGGCCGCCCCGGCCGCTGGCCGGGCTGGCGTTGCTCGCCGCCCAGGCCATCGTGCTGCTCACCCTCGGCCTGCTGTTGTCCACTGCCGTCTCGCCGATGGCGTCGGGCATCGTCGCGGTCGGGCTGTTCGGTGCCGGGTGGGTCGCGGGCGTGATCGGCGGGGTCGGCGAGGCCTTCGACAATGAGGGCGTGGCTCGGGTCGGTGCCGTGTCACAGATGCTGCTGCCGACCGACGGCCTGTGGCGCGGGGCGATGAACGCCTTTCAGGACTCCACCCTGCTGACGCAGTTCGGGCCAGCATTCGAGGGCCACCCGTTTCTGAGCGCGGCGGCTCCGACGACCACCTACCTTGCCTGGGTGGGCCTGTGGATCGCGCTGGTCCTCGGCCTTGCCGTGGTGGTGTTCCAGCGGCGGGATCAATGA